One window from the genome of Dermacentor silvarum isolate Dsil-2018 chromosome 7, BIME_Dsil_1.4, whole genome shotgun sequence encodes:
- the LOC125947105 gene encoding uncharacterized protein LOC125947105, producing the protein MDVVADIVGAVRGRIFEVSFDEYIGTVNGLFNFLEIVGGMAVYFMVGTPQTRSQGCLRGTAYTFFFNGIFMIISSFLSATSAHYLPTIFYCVDGVVEGAPLPVSDDVPTYHSVASNIREFNMPSPMEPPQHQAEEGDHSALIDHSV; encoded by the exons ATGGACGTCGTGGCGGACATCGTTGGAGCCGTTCGAGGCCGCATATTCGAGGTTTCCTTCGACGAGTACATCGGGACTGTCAACGGGCTCTTCAACTTCTTGGAGATC GTGGGCGGCATGGCGGTGTACTTTATGGTGGGCACACCGCAGACAAGATCACAGGGGTGCCTGAGGGGTACTGCGTACACCTTCTTCTTCAATGGCATCTTCATGATAATATCGAGCTTCCTGAGCGCCACCTCTGCCCACTACCTTCCCACCATATTCTAC TGCGTGGATGGCGTCGTCGAGGGTGCTCCATTGCCCGTCTCTGACGACGTGCCGACGTACCACTCCGTTGCGTCCAACATCAGAGAGTTCAACATGCCGTCACCCATGGAGCCTCCGCAGCACCAGGCCGAGGAGGGTGACCATTCGGCGTTGATTGACCACTCGGTGTAG
- the LOC125947106 gene encoding uncharacterized protein LOC125947106, which produces MHGVADTMGAVRGRIFEVSFDEYVGTVNGLFNFLEILGGMVVYFMLSTPETKAQGCLRGTAYTFFFNGIFMLVSSFLSATSSYYLPTIFYYVLFNGTGSLMYIFSSIGVVRETNEVGGPPVVGLMVGGIHAFHCAYSTYKNYYD; this is translated from the exons ATGCACGGCGTTGCGGACACCATGGGAGCCGTTCGCGGCCGCATATTCGAGGTCTCCTTCGACGAATACGTCGGGACTGTCAACGGGCTCTTCAATTTCTTGGAGATC CTGGGCGGCATGGTGGTGTACTTCATGCTGTCCACACCGGAGACGAAAGCGCAGGGATGCCTGAGGGGTACTGCGTACACCTTCTTCTTCAACGGCATCTTCATGCTCGTCTCGAGCTTCCTGAGCGCCACTTCGTCCTACTACCTGCCCACTATCTTCTAC TACGTGCTTTTCAACGGGACGGGCTCACTTATGTACATCTTCTCGAGCATCGGTGTGGTCAGAGAAACGAACGAAGTCGGCGGGCCTCCA GTTGTTGGTCTAATGGTCGGAGGCATCCACGCCTTTCACTGCGCCTACTCGACGTACAAAAACTACTACGACTGA